A part of Desulfotomaculum nigrificans DSM 574 genomic DNA contains:
- a CDS encoding sigma-54 interaction domain-containing protein, producing MINRTTIAGTVNHLLKLLPGHITVWHRGAILYATEPNPSNSLNHWPIVQAAREQHEAILISAPRQHQLCQECPRCSDCSLALELFIPFRLNQQMSGGICYQFTATAANLLQTNLNAWLEHLKDYTRHIELLIEDATKRHRELLKTQQLTYLLNLVPEGVVLLDEHANITAYNEMANLHELTSLLQPLKHHNPASELPATLSLPNSAGEMQLKGKSFYYNKRFIGALYHTQKSAPLLKEKAKPSKQTIMPSIIGNNPAIQKILDIIKQVARSDSTILLRGESGTGKELFAQAIHELSPRAHKPFVAINCAAIPEHLLESELFGYEEGSFTGAKKGGKPGKIELANHGTLFLDEVGDMPLALQAKLLRVIQEKSIERVGGSHPIPINVRLVAATHRNLEEMIGQGTFREDLFFRLSVIPIFIPPLRQRPEDIELLLNYFLRKYCISLRKPFKIFSYGSLQRLMSYSWPGNIRELENMVEYLVNIHAQDVINAEDLPLNISRSSPAEEAPPTMRTMPLAAKPGHGSRSQRSRDELIELLNRYGWDTAGKRETAAALGISLATLYRRLHKYKIKES from the coding sequence ATGATCAACCGTACAACTATCGCCGGCACGGTCAACCATTTATTAAAGCTGTTGCCGGGCCACATCACGGTATGGCACCGGGGGGCCATTCTTTATGCCACGGAACCAAACCCCTCTAACAGCCTAAACCATTGGCCCATTGTTCAAGCAGCCCGGGAACAACATGAAGCGATACTGATTAGCGCTCCCCGGCAACACCAGCTGTGCCAGGAGTGCCCCCGGTGTAGTGATTGCTCCCTGGCCCTGGAATTGTTCATCCCCTTTCGCCTGAACCAGCAAATGAGCGGCGGTATTTGCTATCAATTTACCGCCACCGCTGCGAACTTACTGCAAACGAATTTAAACGCCTGGTTGGAGCATTTAAAGGATTACACCAGGCACATTGAACTACTGATAGAGGATGCAACCAAGCGTCATCGCGAATTATTAAAGACCCAACAGTTAACCTACCTGTTAAACCTGGTGCCAGAAGGAGTTGTGCTGCTGGATGAACACGCAAATATAACGGCCTACAATGAAATGGCTAATCTACATGAGCTAACTAGTTTGCTGCAACCGTTAAAACACCATAACCCTGCCAGTGAATTACCAGCTACCCTCTCGCTGCCAAATTCCGCCGGGGAAATGCAATTAAAGGGTAAATCCTTTTACTATAACAAACGGTTTATTGGCGCCCTGTACCACACCCAAAAATCAGCACCCTTGTTGAAGGAAAAAGCCAAACCCAGTAAACAAACCATCATGCCGAGCATTATTGGTAATAACCCGGCGATCCAAAAAATCCTGGATATAATCAAGCAAGTAGCCAGGTCCGATTCCACTATTTTATTGCGGGGAGAAAGCGGCACCGGTAAAGAGCTATTTGCCCAGGCCATTCATGAGCTTAGTCCCCGAGCCCATAAACCCTTTGTGGCCATTAACTGTGCCGCCATTCCCGAACATTTGCTGGAAAGTGAATTGTTTGGTTATGAGGAGGGCTCCTTTACCGGAGCAAAGAAGGGTGGCAAACCGGGAAAAATTGAACTGGCCAATCATGGCACGCTATTTTTGGACGAAGTGGGTGACATGCCGCTAGCCTTACAGGCTAAATTACTACGGGTCATTCAAGAAAAGAGCATTGAACGGGTGGGCGGCTCACATCCCATCCCCATTAATGTGCGTTTGGTGGCTGCCACCCACCGCAATCTGGAAGAAATGATTGGTCAAGGTACCTTCCGGGAGGATTTATTCTTTCGTTTAAGTGTAATTCCCATCTTTATTCCTCCCTTGCGCCAAAGACCCGAGGATATCGAACTGCTGCTGAATTATTTCCTACGTAAATATTGTATTTCTTTGCGCAAGCCCTTTAAGATTTTCTCCTATGGGTCCCTCCAACGGTTGATGTCCTATAGCTGGCCTGGCAATATTCGCGAACTGGAAAATATGGTGGAGTATCTGGTGAATATTCACGCCCAGGATGTAATCAATGCAGAGGATCTCCCCCTTAACATTAGCCGCAGCAGTCCGGCCGAAGAGGCCCCCCCAACCATGAGAACAATGCCTCTGGCAGCTAAACCAGGTCATGGTTCCAGAAGTCAAAGG